One window of Perca flavescens isolate YP-PL-M2 chromosome 15, PFLA_1.0, whole genome shotgun sequence genomic DNA carries:
- the fbf1 gene encoding fas-binding factor 1 homolog isoform X1, whose amino-acid sequence MATKLKSKPSKSSFRDEDLLDSLFDDKKLPVRGKATRRGLLNRTSATDNIFSMLAEEVKRDGGDTEDSDVSAADPNDILKNMKDMDDMDADLFASKKKPSSAPAQTKPFGIEGPKKDSSTLESKVKPEGADEPSTGGRKLNSAPSSTSHKYKKYSFSDSGDEDDEGLGQTPYDKDLDDPLADLLDDLLPDETKPEPKSSIQQAKPEKSVSSPLASPILKIESSKAAKKRSDVTFDDDKDDLMDALGFDSDKSNPKKKETVLWSNKGRSETPQRPRTKLDEILESLTSPRLLERPPTGERKDQPQSQEKQQHEKTFSVKEPLLEDDLTFGSYQPTLGSTPEGRQSRRPSVRFSTDEVNPSTPEKKPKPTTPTRHRNSADWLGLKTKDDHAFSEGDAKGTSTESPKAPSSPLLERRPSMTASHATSAAKMPADTPALTENITKQTKAEISKSQQKEEEEEEHGDDWLAGALSRKKAMSVSNSEAKTTKQENFLALGEEMNLESTVSKQVTSQSPRGREDTLTSVKETSSTFLGQPSPTAHSTPVRETRTKQDCPPQLTGPLPVHAASISPTQPQSQPHHLPSNNGSGVQRGLSQLQLINPISTIPPGSMWSVPQLNASTAVQQQVTLSADSLQQLLLQQQMMQSQLLCLGGVVDPGVLQRLKEREQQPGDYPVLQARIIQLEGQVKTLQLEREQSQMLLESVQQRHKQDMELMENTHKARVKLLEESAAQRETQARQECEDLMERLATVTRSAEQERSELQTQYQHKLAMAQQDRDREVERLRDLQRKSVLEMKKDHEDQVQRLKKLKDEEIDAVTSATSQTRSLTVVIEQMEQFSSRLGDISSRVESTHEHTAHGLEQGTRHRDEQLRMMKDRLAQQQKAVAEERSYFKEIISRMDTQLNEQQRQLEKERWKITAEQAKAESTQRGLEGERHALSMQINMEREELERAKSALLEEQKTVMQHCAEERRKLAAEWSHFHAMEKQRHERAERDISSLLEKREGSIISLAQEQADLKLHTAELKQKEMAVAQERETLERLREELDREKERISSTALRLKTRAQEVEAFSKLAAEKFEEGEGALQEAKRVEAEHEARLRNIHSQTEWLRQQEQRILQERMRLSHLQKDTERLQLDTPITSLAQMIPPTLPDAGSVLPNPELSSTLNIPPPTSFANSQSMALQASLALWKYTAEKDREYLRDEQIFLENLKKKSYKSPFNTD is encoded by the exons ATG GCTACAAAGTTGAAGAGCAAACCATCCAAAA GTTCATTCAGAGATGAAGATTTGCTCGACAGCTTATTTGATGATAAAA AACTCCCAGTAAGGGGGAAAGCAACTCGCCGTGGACTACTGAATCG cacTTCTGCCACAGATAACATCTTCAGTATGCTAGCAGAGGAGGTAAAAAGGGATGGTGGGGACACTGAG GACTCTGATGTCTCAGCAGCTGATCCCAATGACATACTGAAGAACATGAAG GATATGGATGATATGGATGCTGACCTTTTTGCATCAAAGAAAAAGCCCAGTTCGGCTCCTGCACAAACAAAGCCGTTTGGCATTGAAGGGCCAAAGAAAGACTCGTCCACGTTAGAAAGCAAAGTAAAACCAGAGGGAGCAG ATGAACCCAGCACAGGAGGGAGGAAGCTTAACTCTGCACCTTCGTCTACATCACATAAGTACAAGAAGTACAGCTTCTCTG ACAGTggtgatgaggatgatgaaggTCTTGGTCAGACACCTTACGATAAAG ATCTAGACGATCCCTTGGCTGATCTACTTGATGACTTGCTTCCAGATGAAACCAAGCCCGAACCTAAATCTAGCATACAGCAGGCCAAACCTGAAAAATCGGTGTCGTCTCCTTTAGCATCTCCTATCCTAAAGATTGAATCAT CtaaggcagcaaaaaaacgaAGTGATGTTACGTTTGATGACGATAAAGATGACCTCATGGATGCACTCGGATTTGACAGTGATAAAAGCAATCCCaagaaaaaagagactgtgctttGGTCCAACAAGGGAAG GAGTGAGACCCCTCAGAGACCTCGTACTAAACTCGATGAGATTCTGGAGAGTTTGACTTCACCTCGTCTTCTGGAGCGACCTCCGACGGGCGAGAGGAAGGACCAGCCTCAGTCTCAAGAGAAGCAGCAACACGAGAAGACCTTCAGTGTGAAAG AACCACTTCTAGAAGATGACCTCACATTTGGCTCCTATCAGCCCACGCTGGGATCCACGCCCGAGGGGCGCCAGTCCCGCAGACCGtctgtcag ATTTTCTACAGATGAGGTCAATCCCTCTACCCCAGAGAAAAAACCAAAACCCACCACCCCCACAAGGCACCGCAACTCAGCTGACTGGCTAGGCCTCAAGACGAAAGACGACCACGCCTTTTCAGAGGGTGATGCCAAAGGGACTTCAACAGAGTCTCCAAAGGCTCCTTCCTCTCCTTTATTAGAGAGGAGACCCTCCATGACTGCTAGTCATGCCACGTCTGCTGCAAAAATGCCAGCAGACACCCCTGCCTTAACTGAAAATATCACCAAACAAACCAAGGCAGAGATCTCTAAAAGCCAgcagaaagaagaggaggaggaggagcatgGCGATGATTGGTTAGCAGGAGCCTTGAGCAGGAAGAAGGCTATGTCAGTGTCAAACTCTGAGGCAAAAACTACCAAGCAGGAAAACTTTTTAGCCCTGGGGGAAGAAATGAATCTGGAGTCGACAGTTag TAAACAAGTCACTTCACAATCTCCCAGGGGCAGAGAGGACACTCTTACATCTGTCAAGGAAACTAG CAGCACTTTTCTTGGTCAGCCCAGCCCCACTGCTCACTCCACTCCTGTCAGAGAGACGAGGACCAAGCAAG ATTGCCCTCCTCAACTTACTGGTCCTTTGCCAGTCCATGCTGCTAGCATTAGCCCCACCCAGCCTCAGTCCCAACCTCATCACCTACCATCCAATAATGGATCCGGGGTGCAAAGAGGGCTCAGTCAGCTGCAGTTGATCAACCCTATCTCTACTATACCGCCTGGCTCAATGTGGT CCGTTCCACAGCTAAATGCATCAACTGCTGTCCaacaacag GTGACACTTTCAGCAGACAGTCTGCAGCAGCTGCTTCTACAACAGCAG ATGATGCAGTCCCAGCTGCTGTGTCTCGGGGGTGTTGTGGATCCAGGGGTCCTGCAGAGActcaaagagagagagcagcaacCTGGAGATTATCCAGTTTTACAGGCTCGCATCATCCAACTGGAGGGACAG GTGAAGACATTGCAGCTGGAGCGAGAGCAAAGCCAAATGTTGCTAGAGAGTGTCCAGCAGCGGCATAAACAGGATATGGAACTCATGGAGAACACACACAA GGCTCGTGTGAAGCTGCTTGAGGAATCGGCAGCCCAGAGGGAGACACAGGCGCGGCAGGAGTGTGAAGACCTAATGGAACGTCTGGCCACTGTAACACGATCAGCTGAGCAGGAACGCTCTGAGCTGCAGACCCAGTACCAGCACAAACTGGCCATGGCCCAGCAAGACAGAGACCGCGAGGTGGAAAGACTCAGAGATTTGCAGAG GAAATCTGTCTTGGAGATGAAGAAAGACCACGAGGACCAGGTCCAGAGGTTGAAGAAATTAAAGGACGAGGAGATTGATGCAGTTACAAGCGCAACATCTCAGACCAG GTCTCTTACAGTGGTGATTGAGCAGATGGAGCAGTTCTCCTCTCGGCTGGGGGACATTTCTTCTCGGGTGGAgagcacacatgaacacacgGCTCATGGCCTGGAGCAGGGGACACGGCACAGAGACGAGCAGCTTCGAA TGATGAAGGACCGTCTGGCCCAGCAGCAGAAAGCCGTGGCGGAGGAGAGATCGTACTtcaaggaaatcatttccaggATGGACACACAGCTCAATGAGCAGCAGAGACAGCTCGAGAAG GAGCGCTGGAAGATAACAGCAGAGCAGGCCAAGGCAGAATCAACCCAAAGAGGCCTTGAGGGAGAGCGACATGCCCTTAGTATGCAGATCAACATGGAAAGAGAGGAGCTGGAGAGAGCTAAG AGTGCACTACTGGAGGAGCAGAAGACAGTGATGCAGCACTgtgcagaggagaggaggaagctgGCAGCTGAGTGGTCCCACTTCCACGCCATGGAGAAGCAAAGGCATGAGAGGGCTGAACGGGATATCAGCAGTCTCTTGGAGAAGAGAGAGGGCTCCATCATCAGTCTGGCACAG GAACAAGCTGACTTAAAGCTTCACACTGCAGAGCTGAAACAAAAGGAGATGGCTGTggcacaggagagagagactctggaaagactgagagaagaactggacagagagaaagagagaataagCAGCACAGCCTTGAGACTCAAGACACGTGCCCAGGAGGTGGAGGCCTTTAGCAAG CTCGCGGCAGAGAAGTTTGAGGAAGGAGAAGGAGCGTTGCAGGAGGCAAAACGCGTGGAGGCTGAGCACGAGGCAAGGCTCAGAAATATCCACTCCCAGACAGAGTGGCTAAGGCAGCAGGAACAACGAATCCTTCAG GAGCGAATGCGGTTAAGTCACCTGCAGAAGGACACAGAGAGGCTGCAACTAGACACGCCGATTACCTCTTTAGCACAAATGATTCCACCCACTTTACCAG aTGCAGGTTCAGTGTTGCCAAACCCTGAGCTGTCATCGACCCTGAACATTCCCCCTCCTACTTCATTTGCCAACTCGCAGTCCATGGCTCTACAGGCTAGTCTGGCTCTGTGGAAGTACACTGCAGAAAAG
- the fbf1 gene encoding fas-binding factor 1 homolog isoform X6: MATKLKSKPSKSSFRDEDLLDSLFDDKKLPVRGKATRRGLLNRTSATDNIFSMLAEEVKRDGGDTEDSDVSAADPNDILKNMKDMDDMDADLFASKKKPSSAPAQTKPFGIEGPKKDSSTLESKVKPEGADEPSTGGRKLNSAPSSTSHKYKKYSFSDETKPEPKSSIQQAKPEKSVSSPLASPILKIESSKAAKKRSDVTFDDDKDDLMDALGFDSDKSNPKKKETVLWSNKGRSETPQRPRTKLDEILESLTSPRLLERPPTGERKDQPQSQEKQQHEKTFSVKEPLLEDDLTFGSYQPTLGSTPEGRQSRRPSVRFSTDEVNPSTPEKKPKPTTPTRHRNSADWLGLKTKDDHAFSEGDAKGTSTESPKAPSSPLLERRPSMTASHATSAAKMPADTPALTENITKQTKAEISKSQQKEEEEEEHGDDWLAGALSRKKAMSVSNSEAKTTKQENFLALGEEMNLESTVSKQVTSQSPRGREDTLTSVKETSSTFLGQPSPTAHSTPVRETRTKQDCPPQLTGPLPVHAASISPTQPQSQPHHLPSNNGSGVQRGLSQLQLINPISTIPPGSMWSVPQLNASTAVQQQVTLSADSLQQLLLQQQMMQSQLLCLGGVVDPGVLQRLKEREQQPGDYPVLQARIIQLEGQVKTLQLEREQSQMLLESVQQRHKQDMELMENTHKARVKLLEESAAQRETQARQECEDLMERLATVTRSAEQERSELQTQYQHKLAMAQQDRDREVERLRDLQRKSVLEMKKDHEDQVQRLKKLKDEEIDAVTSATSQTRSLTVVIEQMEQFSSRLGDISSRVESTHEHTAHGLEQGTRHRDEQLRMMKDRLAQQQKAVAEERSYFKEIISRMDTQLNEQQRQLEKERWKITAEQAKAESTQRGLEGERHALSMQINMEREELERAKSALLEEQKTVMQHCAEERRKLAAEWSHFHAMEKQRHERAERDISSLLEKREGSIISLAQEQADLKLHTAELKQKEMAVAQERETLERLREELDREKERISSTALRLKTRAQEVEAFSKLAAEKFEEGEGALQEAKRVEAEHEARLRNIHSQTEWLRQQEQRILQERMRLSHLQKDTERLQLDTPITSLAQMIPPTLPDAGSVLPNPELSSTLNIPPPTSFANSQSMALQASLALWKYTAEKDREYLRDEQIFLENLKKKSYKSPFNTD, translated from the exons ATG GCTACAAAGTTGAAGAGCAAACCATCCAAAA GTTCATTCAGAGATGAAGATTTGCTCGACAGCTTATTTGATGATAAAA AACTCCCAGTAAGGGGGAAAGCAACTCGCCGTGGACTACTGAATCG cacTTCTGCCACAGATAACATCTTCAGTATGCTAGCAGAGGAGGTAAAAAGGGATGGTGGGGACACTGAG GACTCTGATGTCTCAGCAGCTGATCCCAATGACATACTGAAGAACATGAAG GATATGGATGATATGGATGCTGACCTTTTTGCATCAAAGAAAAAGCCCAGTTCGGCTCCTGCACAAACAAAGCCGTTTGGCATTGAAGGGCCAAAGAAAGACTCGTCCACGTTAGAAAGCAAAGTAAAACCAGAGGGAGCAG ATGAACCCAGCACAGGAGGGAGGAAGCTTAACTCTGCACCTTCGTCTACATCACATAAGTACAAGAAGTACAGCTTCTCTG ATGAAACCAAGCCCGAACCTAAATCTAGCATACAGCAGGCCAAACCTGAAAAATCGGTGTCGTCTCCTTTAGCATCTCCTATCCTAAAGATTGAATCAT CtaaggcagcaaaaaaacgaAGTGATGTTACGTTTGATGACGATAAAGATGACCTCATGGATGCACTCGGATTTGACAGTGATAAAAGCAATCCCaagaaaaaagagactgtgctttGGTCCAACAAGGGAAG GAGTGAGACCCCTCAGAGACCTCGTACTAAACTCGATGAGATTCTGGAGAGTTTGACTTCACCTCGTCTTCTGGAGCGACCTCCGACGGGCGAGAGGAAGGACCAGCCTCAGTCTCAAGAGAAGCAGCAACACGAGAAGACCTTCAGTGTGAAAG AACCACTTCTAGAAGATGACCTCACATTTGGCTCCTATCAGCCCACGCTGGGATCCACGCCCGAGGGGCGCCAGTCCCGCAGACCGtctgtcag ATTTTCTACAGATGAGGTCAATCCCTCTACCCCAGAGAAAAAACCAAAACCCACCACCCCCACAAGGCACCGCAACTCAGCTGACTGGCTAGGCCTCAAGACGAAAGACGACCACGCCTTTTCAGAGGGTGATGCCAAAGGGACTTCAACAGAGTCTCCAAAGGCTCCTTCCTCTCCTTTATTAGAGAGGAGACCCTCCATGACTGCTAGTCATGCCACGTCTGCTGCAAAAATGCCAGCAGACACCCCTGCCTTAACTGAAAATATCACCAAACAAACCAAGGCAGAGATCTCTAAAAGCCAgcagaaagaagaggaggaggaggagcatgGCGATGATTGGTTAGCAGGAGCCTTGAGCAGGAAGAAGGCTATGTCAGTGTCAAACTCTGAGGCAAAAACTACCAAGCAGGAAAACTTTTTAGCCCTGGGGGAAGAAATGAATCTGGAGTCGACAGTTag TAAACAAGTCACTTCACAATCTCCCAGGGGCAGAGAGGACACTCTTACATCTGTCAAGGAAACTAG CAGCACTTTTCTTGGTCAGCCCAGCCCCACTGCTCACTCCACTCCTGTCAGAGAGACGAGGACCAAGCAAG ATTGCCCTCCTCAACTTACTGGTCCTTTGCCAGTCCATGCTGCTAGCATTAGCCCCACCCAGCCTCAGTCCCAACCTCATCACCTACCATCCAATAATGGATCCGGGGTGCAAAGAGGGCTCAGTCAGCTGCAGTTGATCAACCCTATCTCTACTATACCGCCTGGCTCAATGTGGT CCGTTCCACAGCTAAATGCATCAACTGCTGTCCaacaacag GTGACACTTTCAGCAGACAGTCTGCAGCAGCTGCTTCTACAACAGCAG ATGATGCAGTCCCAGCTGCTGTGTCTCGGGGGTGTTGTGGATCCAGGGGTCCTGCAGAGActcaaagagagagagcagcaacCTGGAGATTATCCAGTTTTACAGGCTCGCATCATCCAACTGGAGGGACAG GTGAAGACATTGCAGCTGGAGCGAGAGCAAAGCCAAATGTTGCTAGAGAGTGTCCAGCAGCGGCATAAACAGGATATGGAACTCATGGAGAACACACACAA GGCTCGTGTGAAGCTGCTTGAGGAATCGGCAGCCCAGAGGGAGACACAGGCGCGGCAGGAGTGTGAAGACCTAATGGAACGTCTGGCCACTGTAACACGATCAGCTGAGCAGGAACGCTCTGAGCTGCAGACCCAGTACCAGCACAAACTGGCCATGGCCCAGCAAGACAGAGACCGCGAGGTGGAAAGACTCAGAGATTTGCAGAG GAAATCTGTCTTGGAGATGAAGAAAGACCACGAGGACCAGGTCCAGAGGTTGAAGAAATTAAAGGACGAGGAGATTGATGCAGTTACAAGCGCAACATCTCAGACCAG GTCTCTTACAGTGGTGATTGAGCAGATGGAGCAGTTCTCCTCTCGGCTGGGGGACATTTCTTCTCGGGTGGAgagcacacatgaacacacgGCTCATGGCCTGGAGCAGGGGACACGGCACAGAGACGAGCAGCTTCGAA TGATGAAGGACCGTCTGGCCCAGCAGCAGAAAGCCGTGGCGGAGGAGAGATCGTACTtcaaggaaatcatttccaggATGGACACACAGCTCAATGAGCAGCAGAGACAGCTCGAGAAG GAGCGCTGGAAGATAACAGCAGAGCAGGCCAAGGCAGAATCAACCCAAAGAGGCCTTGAGGGAGAGCGACATGCCCTTAGTATGCAGATCAACATGGAAAGAGAGGAGCTGGAGAGAGCTAAG AGTGCACTACTGGAGGAGCAGAAGACAGTGATGCAGCACTgtgcagaggagaggaggaagctgGCAGCTGAGTGGTCCCACTTCCACGCCATGGAGAAGCAAAGGCATGAGAGGGCTGAACGGGATATCAGCAGTCTCTTGGAGAAGAGAGAGGGCTCCATCATCAGTCTGGCACAG GAACAAGCTGACTTAAAGCTTCACACTGCAGAGCTGAAACAAAAGGAGATGGCTGTggcacaggagagagagactctggaaagactgagagaagaactggacagagagaaagagagaataagCAGCACAGCCTTGAGACTCAAGACACGTGCCCAGGAGGTGGAGGCCTTTAGCAAG CTCGCGGCAGAGAAGTTTGAGGAAGGAGAAGGAGCGTTGCAGGAGGCAAAACGCGTGGAGGCTGAGCACGAGGCAAGGCTCAGAAATATCCACTCCCAGACAGAGTGGCTAAGGCAGCAGGAACAACGAATCCTTCAG GAGCGAATGCGGTTAAGTCACCTGCAGAAGGACACAGAGAGGCTGCAACTAGACACGCCGATTACCTCTTTAGCACAAATGATTCCACCCACTTTACCAG aTGCAGGTTCAGTGTTGCCAAACCCTGAGCTGTCATCGACCCTGAACATTCCCCCTCCTACTTCATTTGCCAACTCGCAGTCCATGGCTCTACAGGCTAGTCTGGCTCTGTGGAAGTACACTGCAGAAAAG
- the fbf1 gene encoding fas-binding factor 1 homolog isoform X3 has product MATKLKSKPSKSSFRDEDLLDSLFDDKKLPVRGKATRRGLLNRTSATDNIFSMLAEEDSDVSAADPNDILKNMKDMDDMDADLFASKKKPSSAPAQTKPFGIEGPKKDSSTLESKVKPEGADEPSTGGRKLNSAPSSTSHKYKKYSFSDSGDEDDEGLGQTPYDKDLDDPLADLLDDLLPDETKPEPKSSIQQAKPEKSVSSPLASPILKIESSKAAKKRSDVTFDDDKDDLMDALGFDSDKSNPKKKETVLWSNKGRSETPQRPRTKLDEILESLTSPRLLERPPTGERKDQPQSQEKQQHEKTFSVKEPLLEDDLTFGSYQPTLGSTPEGRQSRRPSVRFSTDEVNPSTPEKKPKPTTPTRHRNSADWLGLKTKDDHAFSEGDAKGTSTESPKAPSSPLLERRPSMTASHATSAAKMPADTPALTENITKQTKAEISKSQQKEEEEEEHGDDWLAGALSRKKAMSVSNSEAKTTKQENFLALGEEMNLESTVSKQVTSQSPRGREDTLTSVKETSSTFLGQPSPTAHSTPVRETRTKQDCPPQLTGPLPVHAASISPTQPQSQPHHLPSNNGSGVQRGLSQLQLINPISTIPPGSMWSVPQLNASTAVQQQVTLSADSLQQLLLQQQMMQSQLLCLGGVVDPGVLQRLKEREQQPGDYPVLQARIIQLEGQVKTLQLEREQSQMLLESVQQRHKQDMELMENTHKARVKLLEESAAQRETQARQECEDLMERLATVTRSAEQERSELQTQYQHKLAMAQQDRDREVERLRDLQRKSVLEMKKDHEDQVQRLKKLKDEEIDAVTSATSQTRSLTVVIEQMEQFSSRLGDISSRVESTHEHTAHGLEQGTRHRDEQLRMMKDRLAQQQKAVAEERSYFKEIISRMDTQLNEQQRQLEKERWKITAEQAKAESTQRGLEGERHALSMQINMEREELERAKSALLEEQKTVMQHCAEERRKLAAEWSHFHAMEKQRHERAERDISSLLEKREGSIISLAQEQADLKLHTAELKQKEMAVAQERETLERLREELDREKERISSTALRLKTRAQEVEAFSKLAAEKFEEGEGALQEAKRVEAEHEARLRNIHSQTEWLRQQEQRILQERMRLSHLQKDTERLQLDTPITSLAQMIPPTLPDAGSVLPNPELSSTLNIPPPTSFANSQSMALQASLALWKYTAEKDREYLRDEQIFLENLKKKSYKSPFNTD; this is encoded by the exons ATG GCTACAAAGTTGAAGAGCAAACCATCCAAAA GTTCATTCAGAGATGAAGATTTGCTCGACAGCTTATTTGATGATAAAA AACTCCCAGTAAGGGGGAAAGCAACTCGCCGTGGACTACTGAATCG cacTTCTGCCACAGATAACATCTTCAGTATGCTAGCAGAGGAG GACTCTGATGTCTCAGCAGCTGATCCCAATGACATACTGAAGAACATGAAG GATATGGATGATATGGATGCTGACCTTTTTGCATCAAAGAAAAAGCCCAGTTCGGCTCCTGCACAAACAAAGCCGTTTGGCATTGAAGGGCCAAAGAAAGACTCGTCCACGTTAGAAAGCAAAGTAAAACCAGAGGGAGCAG ATGAACCCAGCACAGGAGGGAGGAAGCTTAACTCTGCACCTTCGTCTACATCACATAAGTACAAGAAGTACAGCTTCTCTG ACAGTggtgatgaggatgatgaaggTCTTGGTCAGACACCTTACGATAAAG ATCTAGACGATCCCTTGGCTGATCTACTTGATGACTTGCTTCCAGATGAAACCAAGCCCGAACCTAAATCTAGCATACAGCAGGCCAAACCTGAAAAATCGGTGTCGTCTCCTTTAGCATCTCCTATCCTAAAGATTGAATCAT CtaaggcagcaaaaaaacgaAGTGATGTTACGTTTGATGACGATAAAGATGACCTCATGGATGCACTCGGATTTGACAGTGATAAAAGCAATCCCaagaaaaaagagactgtgctttGGTCCAACAAGGGAAG GAGTGAGACCCCTCAGAGACCTCGTACTAAACTCGATGAGATTCTGGAGAGTTTGACTTCACCTCGTCTTCTGGAGCGACCTCCGACGGGCGAGAGGAAGGACCAGCCTCAGTCTCAAGAGAAGCAGCAACACGAGAAGACCTTCAGTGTGAAAG AACCACTTCTAGAAGATGACCTCACATTTGGCTCCTATCAGCCCACGCTGGGATCCACGCCCGAGGGGCGCCAGTCCCGCAGACCGtctgtcag ATTTTCTACAGATGAGGTCAATCCCTCTACCCCAGAGAAAAAACCAAAACCCACCACCCCCACAAGGCACCGCAACTCAGCTGACTGGCTAGGCCTCAAGACGAAAGACGACCACGCCTTTTCAGAGGGTGATGCCAAAGGGACTTCAACAGAGTCTCCAAAGGCTCCTTCCTCTCCTTTATTAGAGAGGAGACCCTCCATGACTGCTAGTCATGCCACGTCTGCTGCAAAAATGCCAGCAGACACCCCTGCCTTAACTGAAAATATCACCAAACAAACCAAGGCAGAGATCTCTAAAAGCCAgcagaaagaagaggaggaggaggagcatgGCGATGATTGGTTAGCAGGAGCCTTGAGCAGGAAGAAGGCTATGTCAGTGTCAAACTCTGAGGCAAAAACTACCAAGCAGGAAAACTTTTTAGCCCTGGGGGAAGAAATGAATCTGGAGTCGACAGTTag TAAACAAGTCACTTCACAATCTCCCAGGGGCAGAGAGGACACTCTTACATCTGTCAAGGAAACTAG CAGCACTTTTCTTGGTCAGCCCAGCCCCACTGCTCACTCCACTCCTGTCAGAGAGACGAGGACCAAGCAAG ATTGCCCTCCTCAACTTACTGGTCCTTTGCCAGTCCATGCTGCTAGCATTAGCCCCACCCAGCCTCAGTCCCAACCTCATCACCTACCATCCAATAATGGATCCGGGGTGCAAAGAGGGCTCAGTCAGCTGCAGTTGATCAACCCTATCTCTACTATACCGCCTGGCTCAATGTGGT CCGTTCCACAGCTAAATGCATCAACTGCTGTCCaacaacag GTGACACTTTCAGCAGACAGTCTGCAGCAGCTGCTTCTACAACAGCAG ATGATGCAGTCCCAGCTGCTGTGTCTCGGGGGTGTTGTGGATCCAGGGGTCCTGCAGAGActcaaagagagagagcagcaacCTGGAGATTATCCAGTTTTACAGGCTCGCATCATCCAACTGGAGGGACAG GTGAAGACATTGCAGCTGGAGCGAGAGCAAAGCCAAATGTTGCTAGAGAGTGTCCAGCAGCGGCATAAACAGGATATGGAACTCATGGAGAACACACACAA GGCTCGTGTGAAGCTGCTTGAGGAATCGGCAGCCCAGAGGGAGACACAGGCGCGGCAGGAGTGTGAAGACCTAATGGAACGTCTGGCCACTGTAACACGATCAGCTGAGCAGGAACGCTCTGAGCTGCAGACCCAGTACCAGCACAAACTGGCCATGGCCCAGCAAGACAGAGACCGCGAGGTGGAAAGACTCAGAGATTTGCAGAG GAAATCTGTCTTGGAGATGAAGAAAGACCACGAGGACCAGGTCCAGAGGTTGAAGAAATTAAAGGACGAGGAGATTGATGCAGTTACAAGCGCAACATCTCAGACCAG GTCTCTTACAGTGGTGATTGAGCAGATGGAGCAGTTCTCCTCTCGGCTGGGGGACATTTCTTCTCGGGTGGAgagcacacatgaacacacgGCTCATGGCCTGGAGCAGGGGACACGGCACAGAGACGAGCAGCTTCGAA TGATGAAGGACCGTCTGGCCCAGCAGCAGAAAGCCGTGGCGGAGGAGAGATCGTACTtcaaggaaatcatttccaggATGGACACACAGCTCAATGAGCAGCAGAGACAGCTCGAGAAG GAGCGCTGGAAGATAACAGCAGAGCAGGCCAAGGCAGAATCAACCCAAAGAGGCCTTGAGGGAGAGCGACATGCCCTTAGTATGCAGATCAACATGGAAAGAGAGGAGCTGGAGAGAGCTAAG AGTGCACTACTGGAGGAGCAGAAGACAGTGATGCAGCACTgtgcagaggagaggaggaagctgGCAGCTGAGTGGTCCCACTTCCACGCCATGGAGAAGCAAAGGCATGAGAGGGCTGAACGGGATATCAGCAGTCTCTTGGAGAAGAGAGAGGGCTCCATCATCAGTCTGGCACAG GAACAAGCTGACTTAAAGCTTCACACTGCAGAGCTGAAACAAAAGGAGATGGCTGTggcacaggagagagagactctggaaagactgagagaagaactggacagagagaaagagagaataagCAGCACAGCCTTGAGACTCAAGACACGTGCCCAGGAGGTGGAGGCCTTTAGCAAG CTCGCGGCAGAGAAGTTTGAGGAAGGAGAAGGAGCGTTGCAGGAGGCAAAACGCGTGGAGGCTGAGCACGAGGCAAGGCTCAGAAATATCCACTCCCAGACAGAGTGGCTAAGGCAGCAGGAACAACGAATCCTTCAG GAGCGAATGCGGTTAAGTCACCTGCAGAAGGACACAGAGAGGCTGCAACTAGACACGCCGATTACCTCTTTAGCACAAATGATTCCACCCACTTTACCAG aTGCAGGTTCAGTGTTGCCAAACCCTGAGCTGTCATCGACCCTGAACATTCCCCCTCCTACTTCATTTGCCAACTCGCAGTCCATGGCTCTACAGGCTAGTCTGGCTCTGTGGAAGTACACTGCAGAAAAG